One Natrinema halophilum genomic window carries:
- a CDS encoding ribonuclease H-like domain-containing protein: MTAGMGAELLALRCDAVADFEATALRDVLEYFDPDLVYVARDRSDIRVVSRIRRAFDGPVVFAGGSADVRTETVAGVSFAFSGTASLLEDLNRIEAAPDGSVDPSNADFVVCDDLRPTTDAVALSASLDGCDVIARYQSRADSPTTFLTGALEASYDHVWAATVGGDPVRLPVRGVAPLRRSGGPELACLTCDREGSVSVSSVPADRFGLQALSRVGPTTADRLRTSGYDTRTAVAEATEAELRSVEGIGASTARDIAHSARSLTESRVIRPTDEPIPPASQGATPVFVDIETDGLQPTVLWLIGVYDPVDDAYVDFVDTEPTRDDPGAATRKFVSWLAAEYESPSLVAWNGHAFDYPHLERFISRYAPEYREYWAENVSTYDLYDWAVRRDNAVLPGRTNRLEAVADALGRDRSGPAAALDGKSLAERIRRLLEETGTPATGPDDDRDAAVPSIDWDAARTYCEADVRELAAVYDAIENAPVETTGNAGDPGRSPSDGTTQTGLADF; the protein is encoded by the coding sequence ATGACTGCGGGCATGGGTGCCGAGCTACTGGCACTCCGTTGCGACGCTGTCGCCGATTTCGAGGCGACGGCGCTCCGCGACGTGCTCGAGTACTTCGACCCCGACCTCGTCTACGTCGCTCGCGACCGTTCCGACATCCGAGTTGTCAGTCGCATTCGCCGAGCATTCGACGGGCCGGTCGTCTTCGCGGGCGGCTCGGCCGACGTTCGTACCGAGACGGTGGCTGGCGTTTCGTTTGCGTTTTCGGGGACGGCATCGCTGCTCGAGGATCTGAATCGCATCGAGGCGGCTCCCGACGGCTCCGTCGATCCGTCGAACGCCGATTTCGTCGTCTGTGACGACCTCAGGCCGACGACCGACGCCGTGGCGCTTTCGGCGTCACTCGACGGTTGCGACGTCATCGCCCGCTACCAGTCTCGAGCGGACAGCCCGACGACGTTTCTCACCGGGGCGCTCGAAGCGAGTTACGATCACGTCTGGGCAGCGACCGTCGGTGGCGACCCGGTCCGGCTTCCAGTCCGAGGTGTGGCCCCCCTGCGGCGATCCGGTGGGCCCGAACTCGCCTGTCTTACCTGCGACCGTGAGGGTTCGGTGTCGGTATCGTCGGTTCCCGCCGACCGGTTCGGTCTGCAAGCGCTTTCTCGCGTCGGGCCGACGACGGCGGACCGACTCCGGACCAGCGGATACGACACGCGTACAGCCGTTGCCGAGGCGACCGAGGCGGAGCTTCGCTCGGTGGAGGGGATCGGCGCGTCCACGGCTCGAGACATCGCTCACAGCGCGCGCTCTCTCACGGAATCGCGGGTCATCCGTCCGACCGACGAGCCGATTCCGCCGGCATCCCAGGGAGCGACGCCGGTATTCGTCGACATCGAAACGGACGGGTTGCAGCCGACCGTACTCTGGTTGATCGGCGTCTACGATCCCGTGGACGACGCCTACGTCGACTTCGTGGACACCGAGCCGACTCGAGACGATCCGGGTGCAGCGACCCGCAAATTCGTCTCGTGGCTGGCCGCCGAGTACGAGAGCCCGTCGCTCGTCGCGTGGAACGGCCACGCGTTCGACTACCCGCACCTGGAGCGATTCATCTCACGTTACGCGCCCGAGTATCGCGAGTACTGGGCCGAGAACGTATCGACCTACGACCTCTACGACTGGGCCGTGAGACGGGATAACGCCGTTCTTCCGGGTCGAACGAATCGGCTCGAGGCCGTCGCCGACGCACTGGGACGCGATCGATCGGGGCCGGCCGCAGCTCTCGACGGGAAGTCGCTCGCCGAACGAATTCGCCGTCTGCTCGAGGAGACGGGCACACCGGCTACCGGACCTGATGACGACCGGGACGCGGCAGTACCGTCCATCGACTGGGACGCCGCGCGGACGTATTGCGAGGCGGACGTGCGCGAACTGGCTGCGGTTTACGACGCCATAGAGAACGCTCCCGTCGAGACGACCGGAAACGCTGGGGACCCAGGTCGGTCACCGAGCGACGGGACGACGCAAACGGGACTCGCAGACTTTTGA
- a CDS encoding MarR family transcriptional regulator, with the protein MSSQKRRLATNLDPVPDDLESARAKLVYMYLDAADGATVEELSEIMAMKKLDVLSVLNSLSRSGFVDRAGPEYVVTD; encoded by the coding sequence ATGTCCTCGCAGAAACGCCGTCTTGCAACGAACCTCGACCCGGTTCCCGACGACCTCGAGTCGGCGCGAGCGAAGCTTGTGTATATGTACCTCGATGCGGCTGACGGTGCAACGGTCGAAGAGCTGAGCGAGATAATGGCGATGAAGAAGCTCGACGTCCTCAGCGTCCTGAACTCGCTTTCTAGGTCGGGGTTCGTCGACCGGGCTGGACCCGAGTACGTCGTCACTGACTGA
- a CDS encoding DEAD/DEAH box helicase: MPTDDDRTEPGRAEDSTADSIDGDGTTESGGLALTGEELRKSYPRNRYHGQIHEEFTLPAEPPTHVPAREVLPSNLAAKLGIDLWSHQASALSALADGENVCVATSTSSGKTYVYGLHIARRYRENPDVRALLVYPTKALSRDQERELNDLFDTLGLDVTVGVYDGDTKREEKARIREEANVVITNFAGLNHYLEGHHRWASFHANCSLVVIDEAHAWTGISGMHAAWILRRARRVIDWYGGDPQYVLTTATIGNPSEHARALTGEPATVIEEDGSPSGRRSLVFWDPPAEDDGGTGVAGNGEDGAATGGWSPSKRPATVEAPEVWAHCCYHGVPSLLFCDSRKQTELAVGRAREYLENPTLPYGTSADFAAYNAGHGKKSRRGTESRLKSGQLDGVATTSALEVGIDVGGIDGTVLLGYPGTRQSFWQRIGRSGRGERETLSVFVPDHATLDQYILHHPEYLLEEDPESAVVDLANNPVYLQHLRCAAQELPLRRDDASLFGGVDRLERAVEYGRRTGDFEGALEGGVTYAHRDRPQGDISLYASGGNAFEVRLAGEDTFDHQPIGRARAYRDYHEGATVLYRGDQYEVVDLREDRPQPYVELESVDVDYYTQSQHRTTIYDTEVRESREVGPFRLNWGYGTVTVHHDTFMKREIGSGDVRAVGLETGVPPLEMRTQLCWAEVPDDVERAVTDDHSDYTNDDCEDLPPRLHGYLGGIHAIEHAMIAVAPLELTVDESDLGGLATNRLPDASDTSGWFIYDGVEGGLGFSRRIYEEYEAVARRARDLMSDCPCGRDEGCPACLMDARCGNDNRPLYAPAASDVIDALLGDRDLEHLLTRTHESADDPDEPSDERRPPASIS, translated from the coding sequence ATGCCTACAGACGACGACCGAACGGAGCCGGGAAGGGCGGAGGACAGCACAGCGGATTCGATCGACGGAGACGGTACCACCGAATCGGGCGGTCTCGCGCTAACCGGCGAGGAGCTTCGGAAGAGCTACCCTCGGAATCGCTATCACGGACAGATCCACGAGGAGTTTACGCTGCCGGCCGAGCCGCCCACCCACGTGCCGGCTCGAGAGGTGTTGCCGTCGAACCTCGCCGCGAAGCTTGGGATCGACCTCTGGAGCCATCAGGCGTCGGCGCTTTCGGCACTGGCCGACGGCGAGAACGTCTGCGTCGCCACCTCGACGTCCTCGGGGAAGACGTACGTCTACGGGTTACACATCGCACGGCGGTACCGCGAGAACCCTGACGTCCGAGCGCTACTGGTCTATCCGACGAAGGCGCTCAGCCGTGATCAGGAACGGGAACTCAACGATCTCTTCGATACGCTCGGACTGGACGTCACCGTCGGCGTTTACGACGGAGATACGAAACGCGAGGAGAAAGCCCGGATTCGCGAGGAGGCGAACGTCGTCATCACGAATTTCGCGGGATTGAACCACTATCTCGAGGGCCACCACCGCTGGGCGTCGTTTCACGCGAACTGTTCGCTGGTCGTGATCGACGAGGCCCACGCGTGGACGGGAATCAGCGGGATGCACGCCGCCTGGATTCTCCGGCGAGCGCGGCGAGTGATCGACTGGTACGGCGGCGACCCGCAGTACGTGTTGACGACCGCGACGATCGGAAACCCGTCCGAACACGCCCGCGCTCTGACCGGGGAACCGGCGACGGTGATCGAGGAGGACGGCTCACCCAGCGGTCGGCGAAGCCTCGTGTTCTGGGACCCACCGGCGGAGGATGACGGTGGTACCGGTGTCGCCGGAAACGGCGAGGACGGTGCTGCCACCGGGGGATGGTCCCCGAGCAAACGTCCCGCGACGGTCGAGGCCCCAGAAGTCTGGGCCCACTGCTGCTATCACGGCGTTCCCTCGCTGCTGTTCTGCGATTCCCGCAAACAGACGGAACTGGCAGTCGGACGCGCGCGAGAGTACCTCGAGAATCCGACCCTCCCATACGGGACTAGCGCCGACTTCGCTGCGTACAATGCGGGTCACGGCAAGAAATCCCGTCGCGGCACCGAGTCCCGGCTCAAGAGCGGTCAGCTCGACGGCGTCGCGACGACTAGCGCGCTCGAGGTTGGCATCGACGTCGGTGGGATCGACGGCACCGTCCTACTGGGGTATCCGGGTACCCGACAGTCGTTCTGGCAGCGGATCGGCCGCTCGGGTCGCGGCGAGCGCGAGACCCTCTCGGTGTTCGTCCCCGATCACGCGACGCTCGATCAGTACATCCTGCATCATCCGGAGTACCTCCTCGAGGAAGACCCCGAGAGCGCGGTCGTCGACCTCGCAAACAACCCGGTGTACTTACAACACCTGCGCTGTGCCGCCCAGGAATTGCCGCTGCGCCGCGACGATGCGTCCCTGTTCGGCGGTGTCGACCGACTCGAGCGAGCCGTCGAGTACGGTCGACGGACGGGCGATTTCGAGGGGGCGCTCGAGGGCGGGGTGACCTACGCACATCGCGACCGGCCGCAAGGGGATATCAGTCTCTATGCCTCGGGCGGTAACGCATTCGAGGTACGGCTCGCCGGCGAGGACACGTTCGATCACCAACCGATCGGGCGGGCACGCGCCTATCGAGACTACCACGAGGGGGCGACGGTCCTGTATCGCGGGGATCAGTACGAAGTCGTTGATCTCCGGGAAGATCGCCCCCAGCCCTACGTCGAACTCGAGTCGGTCGACGTCGATTACTACACGCAGTCACAGCATCGGACGACGATCTACGACACCGAGGTCCGCGAGTCACGCGAGGTCGGCCCGTTTCGGCTCAACTGGGGGTACGGGACCGTTACGGTCCACCACGACACGTTCATGAAACGGGAGATCGGTTCGGGCGACGTCCGAGCCGTCGGCCTCGAGACCGGCGTCCCGCCGCTCGAGATGCGGACCCAACTGTGCTGGGCCGAAGTGCCGGACGATGTCGAACGCGCGGTGACGGACGACCACAGCGACTACACCAACGACGACTGCGAGGACCTGCCACCGCGGCTTCACGGCTACCTCGGTGGGATTCACGCGATCGAACACGCGATGATCGCCGTCGCCCCCCTCGAGTTGACGGTAGACGAGTCCGATCTCGGTGGCCTCGCGACGAATCGGCTCCCCGACGCGTCGGATACGAGCGGCTGGTTCATCTACGACGGCGTCGAGGGCGGACTCGGGTTTTCACGCCGCATCTACGAGGAGTACGAGGCGGTCGCACGCCGCGCTCGTGATCTGATGTCCGATTGTCCCTGCGGGCGCGACGAAGGGTGTCCCGCCTGTCTCATGGACGCTCGCTGTGGTAACGACAATCGGCCGCTGTACGCGCCCGCGGCGAGCGACGTGATCGACGCGCTACTCGGCGATCGAGACCTCGAGCACCTTCTGACCCGTACGCACGAGTCCGCGGACGATCCGGACGAGCCGAGCGACGAGCGACGCCCGCCCGCATCGATCTCGTAA
- a CDS encoding metallophosphoesterase: protein MEDESRRSDRSGQTASQPPTSTAPLVEPIPGEPAAHATIGSHRALLVADYHAGYEAGLRYERGIDVPSRAPERRERLCSLLERTRPDRLVVLGDLMHSIGDPGGAERGELEVLFESTPDDLSITVVKGNHDGRIETWLTDIDDIDVVPGDGVALDDIGVCHGHTWPSREVLECDVVCLGHEHPCVKLEDEVGGNRVERAWLRGWFDPAPFRDRSEYEDVSWLERASETPPRVVVVPAFNDLVGGTWVNVTGQSFLSPFLPAGLSEGDAYLLDGTRLGPYDSV from the coding sequence ATGGAAGACGAGTCCCGTCGGTCGGATCGGTCGGGTCAGACGGCTTCACAGCCGCCGACGTCGACAGCGCCGCTCGTCGAACCCATTCCCGGAGAACCGGCTGCCCACGCAACGATCGGCTCCCATCGAGCCCTTCTCGTCGCCGATTACCACGCTGGTTACGAGGCAGGGTTACGCTACGAACGCGGTATCGACGTTCCGAGCCGCGCACCTGAGCGACGCGAGCGTCTCTGCTCCCTGCTCGAGCGCACACGACCCGATCGACTGGTCGTCCTCGGCGATCTCATGCATTCGATTGGGGACCCTGGCGGGGCCGAACGCGGCGAACTCGAGGTGCTGTTCGAGTCCACCCCCGACGACCTGTCGATCACTGTCGTCAAAGGTAACCACGACGGTCGCATCGAAACGTGGCTCACTGATATCGACGACATCGACGTCGTTCCCGGCGACGGTGTCGCGCTCGACGACATCGGTGTCTGTCACGGCCACACGTGGCCCTCGAGGGAGGTTCTCGAATGCGACGTCGTTTGTCTGGGCCACGAACACCCGTGTGTAAAACTTGAGGACGAAGTCGGTGGCAATCGCGTCGAGCGAGCCTGGCTCCGCGGCTGGTTCGATCCAGCCCCGTTTCGTGATCGCTCCGAGTACGAGGACGTATCGTGGCTCGAGCGAGCGAGCGAAACGCCGCCGCGGGTGGTCGTCGTTCCTGCGTTCAACGATCTCGTCGGCGGGACGTGGGTCAACGTGACGGGACAATCGTTTCTCTCGCCGTTTCTCCCCGCCGGGCTGTCGGAGGGGGACGCCTACCTGCTGGATGGGACGCGACTCGGACCGTACGATTCGGTGTGA
- a CDS encoding thioredoxin family protein has translation MTTTEKPIRLETGTDLDAFVETHDVALVEFYTSGCAMCQAMEPVLGNVARATDVTIGMVNPGDDIELVDRFDVRSVPTLILFENGAESARLADGFQGGDAVTEFLAEHVPDAIETA, from the coding sequence ATGACTACGACAGAGAAACCGATCAGGCTCGAGACCGGAACAGACCTGGACGCCTTCGTCGAAACCCACGACGTGGCACTCGTGGAGTTCTACACCAGCGGGTGTGCGATGTGCCAGGCGATGGAACCTGTACTGGGAAACGTCGCCCGCGCGACGGACGTTACGATCGGCATGGTCAATCCTGGGGACGATATCGAACTCGTCGATAGATTCGACGTTCGGTCAGTGCCGACGCTGATTCTGTTCGAAAATGGGGCGGAGAGCGCACGATTGGCCGACGGATTTCAGGGCGGTGACGCCGTCACAGAATTCCTGGCAGAACACGTTCCCGACGCCATCGAGACGGCGTAA